The following coding sequences are from one Myxococcus guangdongensis window:
- a CDS encoding ATPase domain-containing protein, which produces MSSEGGADEKKTIHPRLETGVPRLDFITKGGLIQGASYAVLGPPGAGKTLLAHQIAFWHVQHGGKVLYVTLLTESHARMLANLEGMSFFDASVIPEKLHYLSGFRQLEAEGLKGLLELVRRAARQHQATLLILDGMDVAKDLARSDLTYKRFLQELQTFIGILGCTTLLLSPHDPSELLPETTAVDGIFALSLWLSGPRAVRELLTLKFRGSAALLGKHELEISDRGVIVHPRTEVQFSDPVERVEGERVRMAFGVPRLDESLHGGLLSGSTTLLLGAPGTGKTLLGLRFLLEGARQGQPGVYFGFYETSQRLIEKAEGVGMGDLRKYVDAGLIEIQWQPPLEHNMDALAERLLERIHERKVKRLRLFVDSVAGFRSAAVYPDRMSRFFSALSHQLRMLDVTTLYSDETALFAPGVDAPQPEATAYVENVILLRYVELRSQLYRLISIMKMRESQYDSGIREFSITDRGITVADTFESAEAVLTGHAIMRGGARDVRRKAPMGENAKPRKRPQPKARRKPTPRRRS; this is translated from the coding sequence GTGTCCTCTGAAGGTGGTGCCGACGAGAAGAAGACGATTCATCCTCGGCTGGAGACGGGGGTCCCCCGGCTCGACTTCATCACCAAGGGCGGTCTCATCCAGGGCGCCTCGTACGCGGTGCTGGGGCCTCCGGGCGCGGGCAAGACGCTGCTGGCGCACCAGATTGCCTTCTGGCACGTCCAGCACGGCGGCAAGGTGCTCTACGTGACGCTGCTCACGGAGTCCCATGCGCGCATGCTCGCGAACCTGGAGGGGATGTCCTTCTTCGATGCGAGCGTCATCCCGGAGAAGCTGCACTACCTGAGCGGCTTCCGGCAGCTCGAGGCCGAGGGGCTCAAGGGCCTCCTGGAGCTGGTGCGGCGCGCGGCCCGTCAACACCAGGCGACGCTGCTCATCCTGGATGGCATGGACGTGGCGAAGGACCTGGCGCGCAGCGATTTGACGTACAAGCGCTTCCTGCAGGAGCTGCAGACGTTCATCGGCATCCTCGGGTGCACCACGCTGTTGCTGTCCCCGCATGACCCCTCCGAGCTGCTGCCGGAGACCACGGCGGTGGACGGCATCTTCGCGCTGTCGCTCTGGCTGTCGGGGCCCCGGGCGGTGCGGGAGCTGTTGACCTTGAAGTTCCGGGGCAGCGCGGCGCTGCTGGGCAAGCACGAGCTGGAGATCTCCGACCGGGGCGTCATCGTGCATCCGCGCACGGAGGTGCAGTTCTCCGACCCGGTGGAGCGGGTGGAGGGGGAGCGCGTCCGGATGGCCTTCGGCGTGCCCCGGCTGGACGAGTCGCTGCATGGGGGGCTCTTGTCGGGCTCCACCACGCTGCTGTTGGGGGCGCCGGGCACGGGCAAGACGCTGTTGGGGTTGCGCTTCCTGCTCGAGGGCGCGCGCCAGGGGCAGCCCGGGGTGTACTTCGGCTTCTATGAGACGTCCCAGCGGCTCATCGAGAAGGCCGAGGGCGTGGGCATGGGGGATTTGCGCAAGTACGTGGACGCGGGCCTCATCGAAATCCAGTGGCAGCCGCCCCTGGAGCACAACATGGACGCGCTCGCGGAGCGGCTCCTGGAGCGCATCCACGAGCGGAAGGTGAAGCGCCTGCGGCTCTTCGTGGACAGCGTCGCGGGCTTCCGCTCCGCGGCCGTCTACCCGGACCGGATGAGCCGCTTCTTCTCCGCGCTGTCCCACCAGCTGCGGATGTTGGACGTCACCACGCTCTACTCGGATGAGACGGCCCTGTTCGCCCCGGGCGTCGATGCGCCGCAGCCGGAGGCCACCGCGTACGTGGAGAACGTCATTCTGCTGCGCTACGTGGAGCTGCGCTCACAGCTGTACCGGTTGATCTCCATCATGAAGATGCGGGAGAGCCAGTACGACAGCGGCATCCGGGAGTTCTCCATCACGGACCGGGGCATCACCGTGGCGGACACCTTCGAGAGCGCGGAGGCGGTGCTGACGGGCCACGCCATCATGCGGGGCGGCGCGCGGGACGTGCGGCGCAAGGCGCCCATGGGTGAGAACGCGAAGCCGCGCAAGCGGCCCCAGCCGAAGGCCCGGCGCAAGCCCACGCCTCGGAGGCGCTCATGA
- a CDS encoding response regulator, whose protein sequence is MRTVLVVDDEVDIADAVKSILEDEGYRVVTCANGREALECLEEVRPDLIIIDVMMPVMNGFETLRAIRQREAFAGLPVLIMSAIDPSVRPPEYDWAGFLKKPFSLNHLLEQVHKLVPLAA, encoded by the coding sequence ATGAGGACCGTGCTGGTCGTCGACGACGAGGTGGACATCGCGGATGCGGTGAAGTCCATCCTCGAGGACGAGGGCTACCGCGTGGTGACGTGCGCCAACGGACGCGAGGCGCTGGAGTGTCTGGAGGAGGTGCGGCCGGACCTCATCATCATCGACGTGATGATGCCGGTGATGAATGGGTTCGAGACCCTGCGGGCCATCCGGCAGCGCGAGGCGTTCGCGGGGCTGCCGGTGCTCATCATGAGCGCCATCGACCCGTCGGTGCGGCCGCCCGAGTACGACTGGGCGGGCTTCCTCAAGAAGCCCTTCTCGCTCAACCACCTGCTGGAGCAGGTGCACAAGCTGGTGCCGCTGGCGGCATGA
- a CDS encoding cytochrome P450 yields MTPLHPVAAAPHPDPYPFYAELVATRPFYRDASLGLWVASSARSVRAVLSSPVCLVRPRAEPVPRGFGELASGALFRQWARMNDGPFHGVVRRGIGALIERWGAMRGVDARARARRLLSECSLQEWVFWWPVHSIGGLLGLPPGVLPEVAAWTGDLVKGLAPGAEQDVVLRGGLAAERLRAEVRSALEAQTARGSEGGALAFLMREVGLPGDSAVDAERLVDVVVANAIGLLVQTHDATAGLIGNTLRALMREPTLFAEVAARPALLPQVLDEVLRYDPPVQNTRRYLAEDAVLEGHTLAAGECVLVVLAAANRDAQVHHEPHRFDIHREQPARLSFGWGAHGCPGEVLAKSLAVGALEVLLATDLALHREAFADVRFLPLLNGRVPLLPSVRLTSQEVE; encoded by the coding sequence ATGACGCCGCTCCATCCTGTCGCCGCCGCGCCCCACCCCGACCCGTATCCCTTCTATGCCGAGCTCGTCGCGACACGTCCCTTCTACCGGGACGCGTCCCTGGGGCTCTGGGTGGCCTCCAGTGCCCGAAGCGTCCGCGCGGTGTTGTCATCGCCGGTCTGCCTGGTCCGACCTCGCGCGGAGCCGGTGCCACGGGGGTTCGGGGAGCTGGCCTCCGGGGCGCTGTTCCGCCAGTGGGCCCGGATGAACGACGGTCCGTTCCACGGCGTGGTGCGCCGGGGGATCGGGGCACTCATCGAGCGGTGGGGGGCGATGCGCGGCGTGGACGCGCGTGCCCGCGCGAGACGACTGCTGAGCGAGTGCTCGCTCCAGGAGTGGGTGTTCTGGTGGCCGGTCCATTCCATCGGGGGGCTGTTGGGGCTGCCCCCTGGGGTGTTGCCCGAGGTGGCGGCGTGGACGGGGGACCTCGTGAAGGGGCTGGCACCTGGAGCCGAGCAAGACGTGGTCCTGCGGGGCGGGCTCGCCGCCGAGCGGCTGCGCGCGGAGGTCCGCTCCGCCCTGGAGGCCCAGACGGCGCGAGGCAGCGAAGGAGGGGCCCTGGCTTTCTTGATGCGGGAGGTGGGACTTCCGGGCGACTCCGCCGTGGACGCGGAGCGCCTCGTCGACGTGGTGGTCGCCAACGCCATCGGGCTGCTGGTGCAGACCCATGACGCGACGGCGGGGTTGATTGGCAACACCCTGCGCGCCCTGATGCGGGAGCCCACGCTGTTCGCCGAGGTGGCCGCGCGCCCGGCGCTGCTGCCCCAGGTGCTCGACGAGGTGCTGCGCTACGACCCGCCGGTGCAGAACACACGCCGCTACCTCGCGGAGGACGCGGTCCTCGAAGGCCACACGCTCGCCGCGGGGGAGTGTGTCCTGGTGGTGCTCGCCGCCGCGAATCGAGACGCGCAGGTGCACCACGAGCCCCACCGCTTCGACATCCATCGCGAGCAGCCCGCGCGGCTCTCCTTCGGTTGGGGCGCGCATGGCTGTCCGGGTGAAGTCCTCGCGAAGTCCCTGGCGGTGGGGGCCTTGGAGGTCCTGCTCGCCACGGACCTCGCCCTGCATCGCGAGGCCTTCGCGGACGTCCGCTTCCTGCCGTTGCTCAACGGCAGGGTGCCCTTGCTTCCCTCGGTCCGGCTCACATCCCAGGAGGTCGAATGA
- a CDS encoding DUF1318 domain-containing protein: MKTRALLLWAALVAPGCISAPEIVMVDRATALEEQASGSFKDVEQRLARAGMNPTPVPLTPNQLEELGIQPTPLVENLGKTQADRVDELLRRHCVGEGKDGLLVESRRRCRAGRLTADDVALVERVNRSRLQLWKWMRTQRPDASEEALRQSWHKVHAEGVVCGGQVEAADGTWGEKQC; encoded by the coding sequence ATGAAGACCCGCGCGTTGTTGCTGTGGGCCGCCCTCGTCGCCCCCGGGTGCATCAGCGCTCCGGAGATCGTCATGGTCGACCGCGCCACGGCGCTCGAGGAGCAGGCCTCGGGCTCGTTCAAGGACGTGGAGCAGCGGCTGGCGCGCGCGGGCATGAACCCGACGCCGGTGCCGCTCACGCCCAACCAGCTGGAGGAGCTGGGCATCCAGCCCACGCCGCTGGTGGAGAACCTGGGCAAGACGCAGGCGGACCGCGTGGACGAGCTGCTCAGGCGTCACTGCGTGGGCGAGGGGAAGGACGGGCTGCTGGTGGAGAGCCGGCGCCGGTGCCGGGCTGGACGCCTGACGGCCGATGACGTGGCGCTGGTGGAGCGGGTGAACCGCTCGCGGTTGCAGCTGTGGAAGTGGATGCGCACCCAGCGCCCCGACGCGTCGGAGGAGGCGCTGCGCCAGAGCTGGCACAAGGTGCACGCGGAGGGCGTGGTCTGCGGCGGGCAGGTGGAGGCGGCGGACGGCACCTGGGGGGAGAAGCAGTGCTGA
- a CDS encoding TetR/AcrR family transcriptional regulator, protein MPRSPSPSRRKQPRQQRAQATCDAILTAAARLLVRDGYEATSTNRIAEEAGVSIGSLYQYYPNKEGLVLAVLEHHGSRWLTEFDAGLKELAPAPLSVAVPSIIHHILTLKRLHPQLDSLRYALLPVLRPLGHVDTFEQQLFRLVRVFLAARLEEIRPRELDMAVFIIVHTLEALCHAAGVDRPDYLTNDAFPEELCVLVLGYLSPSPARLGHPPRKAAAPRRKYEQ, encoded by the coding sequence ATGCCGCGCAGTCCCTCCCCTTCGCGTCGCAAGCAGCCTCGTCAGCAGCGGGCCCAGGCGACGTGTGACGCCATCCTCACCGCCGCGGCGCGGCTGCTCGTCCGTGACGGCTACGAGGCGACGAGCACCAACCGCATCGCCGAGGAGGCCGGCGTCAGCATCGGCTCGCTCTACCAGTACTATCCGAACAAGGAGGGGCTGGTGCTCGCGGTGTTGGAGCACCACGGCTCGCGCTGGCTGACGGAGTTCGACGCGGGACTCAAAGAGCTCGCGCCGGCCCCGCTGAGCGTCGCGGTGCCCTCCATCATCCACCACATCCTCACGCTCAAGCGGCTGCACCCCCAGCTGGACTCGCTGCGGTATGCGCTCCTGCCGGTGCTGCGCCCGCTGGGGCACGTGGACACCTTCGAGCAGCAGCTGTTCCGGCTGGTGCGCGTGTTCCTGGCGGCGCGGCTGGAGGAAATCCGTCCGCGAGAGCTGGACATGGCGGTCTTCATCATCGTCCACACGCTGGAGGCGCTCTGTCACGCCGCCGGCGTGGACCGGCCCGACTACCTCACGAACGACGCGTTCCCCGAGGAGCTGTGTGTGCTGGTGCTTGGCTATCTGAGCCCGTCACCCGCGCGGCTCGGACACCCGCCGAGGAAGGCCGCGGCGCCTCGACGCAAATATGAGCAGTAG
- a CDS encoding fatty acid desaturase: MNLHPDDLRRASAHARLALEDFPALTDAQLEAIRGRARDSLVWFRAHPVLHDTVNVLLLLSLFAADVLSLTGLPFVLPWSLSTVWGVILAGLVAGAVHGFLVCGIVTLSVHEGAAHDLLIVGRGRVGRVLRGLANNACRLFLADPEHYAEAHASHHRSLGTSEDGSFTHHVRPRRLLGSLLPLAPMLSHSDYFPWRPQEHTRSRRLSVLLTNVYLVLCAALATWLHGWLFTGVALFLVGSWLSFVLDRLRESTEHLFMPLDRVNGTRELGLGFWGLLLGGGPWGQPCHLSHHLAPALPWYQQLRLHFFLRRVLTPKQRRHFFLRPVIGLPVLLWRLATAPVREPVRD; this comes from the coding sequence ATGAATCTCCATCCAGATGACCTGCGGCGCGCGTCCGCGCATGCGAGGCTCGCGCTCGAAGACTTTCCCGCGCTCACCGACGCGCAGCTCGAAGCCATCCGTGGCAGGGCCCGCGACTCCCTGGTGTGGTTCCGCGCGCATCCCGTGCTGCATGACACCGTCAACGTGCTGCTCCTGTTGTCCCTGTTCGCTGCGGACGTCCTGTCGTTGACGGGGTTGCCCTTCGTGTTGCCGTGGTCCCTGTCGACCGTGTGGGGCGTCATCCTCGCGGGCCTGGTCGCAGGCGCGGTGCACGGCTTCCTGGTCTGCGGCATCGTCACGCTCAGCGTCCACGAGGGCGCCGCGCATGACCTCCTCATCGTGGGCAGGGGACGGGTGGGGCGCGTGCTGAGGGGGCTCGCGAACAACGCCTGCCGGCTCTTCCTCGCGGACCCGGAGCACTACGCGGAGGCGCACGCGAGCCACCACCGGAGCCTGGGGACGTCGGAGGACGGCTCCTTCACGCACCACGTCCGGCCGCGCCGACTGCTGGGCAGCCTGCTGCCGCTGGCGCCGATGCTCAGCCACTCGGACTACTTCCCCTGGCGTCCGCAGGAGCACACGCGGAGCCGACGGCTCTCCGTGCTGTTGACCAACGTGTACCTGGTGCTCTGCGCGGCGCTGGCGACGTGGCTGCATGGCTGGCTCTTCACCGGCGTGGCGCTGTTCCTCGTCGGCAGCTGGCTCAGCTTCGTGCTGGACCGACTCCGCGAGAGCACCGAGCACCTGTTCATGCCCCTGGACCGGGTGAACGGGACGCGGGAGCTGGGGCTGGGGTTCTGGGGGCTCTTGCTCGGGGGCGGGCCCTGGGGCCAACCCTGTCACCTGTCCCACCACCTGGCGCCCGCGCTGCCCTGGTATCAGCAGCTGCGGCTGCACTTCTTCCTGCGTCGCGTGTTGACCCCGAAGCAGCGCCGCCACTTCTTCCTGCGCCCCGTCATCGGCCTGCCCGTGTTGCTCTGGCGATTGGCCACCGCGCCTGTTCGCGAGCCCGTTCGGGACTGA
- a CDS encoding SRPBCC family protein encodes MPGPGEGPKLRALMTNTLEQGKRVDSVSRVIAAPPARLYQALLDPEAVTKWLPPQGMKARLRAFEPRPGGAYRLTLTYDEVHHAVPGKSSAHEDVVEGQFVELVPETRVVQRFEFESDDPAFAGRMTMTWTLTPVGAGTEVSIHCVDVPEGIRQEDHLVGMSSTLENLAAFVE; translated from the coding sequence TTGCCCGGGCCGGGCGAGGGCCCCAAGCTGCGGGCCCTGATGACGAACACGCTCGAACAGGGGAAGCGGGTCGACTCGGTCTCGCGAGTCATCGCGGCGCCACCGGCCAGGCTCTATCAAGCGCTGCTGGACCCGGAGGCCGTCACGAAGTGGTTGCCTCCCCAGGGGATGAAGGCGCGCCTGCGGGCCTTCGAGCCGCGCCCCGGCGGGGCCTACCGGCTGACGCTCACGTATGACGAGGTGCATCACGCCGTTCCAGGCAAGAGCTCCGCGCACGAGGATGTCGTCGAGGGCCAGTTCGTGGAGCTCGTCCCAGAGACACGCGTCGTCCAGCGGTTCGAGTTCGAGTCGGACGACCCGGCCTTCGCGGGGCGGATGACCATGACCTGGACGTTGACGCCCGTCGGCGCCGGCACCGAGGTCTCCATCCACTGTGTGGATGTGCCCGAGGGCATCCGTCAGGAGGACCACCTCGTCGGGATGTCGTCCACGCTCGAGAACCTCGCGGCGTTCGTCGAATAA
- a CDS encoding antibiotic biosynthesis monooxygenase family protein, with protein MIAVIFEVQLREEGRQTYLDLAAGLRPLLSQVDGFISIERFQSLSDSSRLLSLSFWRDEAAVEAWRRLEAHRAAQAQGRDGVFLDYRLRVASVLRDYGMSRREEAPTDSRKVHG; from the coding sequence ATGATCGCCGTCATCTTCGAGGTCCAGCTTCGCGAGGAGGGGAGGCAGACCTACCTGGACCTGGCCGCGGGGCTGCGGCCGCTGCTCTCCCAGGTCGATGGCTTCATCTCCATCGAGCGCTTCCAGAGCCTCTCGGATTCGAGTCGCCTGTTGTCGCTCTCGTTCTGGAGGGACGAGGCGGCGGTGGAAGCCTGGCGTCGACTCGAGGCGCATCGCGCGGCGCAGGCGCAGGGCCGCGATGGTGTCTTCCTGGACTATCGGCTGCGGGTCGCCAGCGTCCTGCGCGACTACGGCATGTCACGGCGCGAGGAGGCCCCGACGGACAGTCGGAAGGTCCACGGCTGA
- a CDS encoding hybrid sensor histidine kinase/response regulator: protein MEPRAESLGRPKDEERARATILNVNDTPAVLYLTSRILTVAGYHVVEATSGMEALRLAGGRPDMVLLDVHLPDVDGYEVCRRLRGREETRDLLIAHLSAVSVSREDRLRGLAQGADAYWTTPLGDDELLANVEALLRLQSRAQAAVHARDEFLSIAAHELRTPLTALRLNLERLVHHLTRVPGDTVARRTVEASTTPALRQMVRLQQLLDTLLDVSRVGSRKLRLDIEMFDLAEAAREVAGRLAMSARAAGTELSLALPLGPALLMGDRLRLEQVISNLLANAFRYGESKPIWLTVEEHPDALWLSVTDQGIGIAKQDQARIFNRFERASSTGRADGLGLGLFIAREIVVAHGGTLSVESEPGQGATFHVSLPRHRTAAY, encoded by the coding sequence ATGGAGCCCCGCGCCGAATCCCTGGGACGACCGAAGGATGAGGAACGCGCGCGCGCCACCATCCTCAACGTCAACGACACGCCCGCGGTCCTCTACCTCACGAGCCGCATCCTCACGGTGGCCGGCTACCACGTGGTGGAGGCGACCAGCGGGATGGAGGCGCTCCGGCTGGCGGGCGGGCGCCCCGACATGGTGTTGCTGGATGTCCACCTGCCGGACGTCGACGGGTATGAGGTCTGCCGACGTCTGCGGGGGCGGGAGGAGACGCGCGACCTCTTGATTGCACACCTGTCCGCCGTCTCCGTCAGCCGCGAGGACCGGCTGCGCGGGCTGGCGCAGGGAGCAGATGCCTACTGGACCACCCCCCTGGGGGATGACGAGCTGCTCGCGAACGTGGAGGCGCTCTTGCGCCTGCAGTCCCGCGCCCAGGCGGCCGTGCACGCCCGCGACGAGTTCCTGTCCATCGCGGCGCACGAGCTGAGGACGCCGCTGACGGCGCTGCGGCTCAACCTGGAGCGGCTGGTGCACCACCTCACCCGGGTTCCCGGTGACACGGTGGCCCGGCGCACCGTGGAGGCGAGCACCACGCCCGCGCTCCGGCAGATGGTGCGACTGCAGCAACTTCTGGACACGCTGCTGGACGTGTCGCGGGTGGGCAGCCGGAAGCTGCGGCTGGACATCGAGATGTTCGACCTGGCCGAGGCCGCGCGCGAGGTGGCCGGGCGGTTGGCGATGTCCGCCCGCGCGGCGGGCACCGAGCTGTCCCTGGCGCTGCCCCTGGGGCCCGCGTTGCTCATGGGCGACCGGCTCCGGCTGGAGCAGGTCATTAGCAACCTGCTCGCGAACGCCTTCCGTTATGGGGAGAGCAAGCCCATCTGGCTCACGGTGGAGGAGCACCCGGACGCGCTGTGGCTGAGCGTGACGGACCAGGGCATCGGCATCGCGAAGCAGGACCAGGCGCGCATCTTCAACCGCTTCGAGCGCGCGTCGAGCACGGGCCGCGCGGACGGCCTGGGCCTGGGGCTCTTCATCGCGCGGGAAATCGTCGTCGCCCATGGCGGCACGCTCAGCGTCGAGAGCGAGCCGGGCCAGGGGGCCACGTTCCATGTGTCACTGCCCCGTCATCGGACGGCGGCCTACTGA
- a CDS encoding FG-GAP-like repeat-containing protein has product MKWCTRLSLAGVLALTGCAETSPQAAAEGEPLGEAVLAANGECQVQPPFDPNFEPELEWAWSSSTVLPTHVQVMMSPIVVDVNADGVPDVVFSSFAGSNYTTNGVLRALDGATGAELWTVTDPTLRVRGAGSIAGGDIDGDGLVEICAIPENGLGLLCFENTGALKFRTSISQNSWGGPSFADLDGDGTVEILNGQTVFSNTGVVKWTGTDTLGGPQGPISFAADIDGDGLQEVINGRSIYRHDGTLKCRNTSIGNGLAGVANFDADSHGEVVVVSGGNVSLMDDDCTLLWSTAIPGGGSGGAPNIADFDADGSPEIGVAGASRYAVFETNGTIKWSSVTQDNSSNVTGSSTFDFEGDGRAEVVYGDERRLRIYDGETGAVRFDVVHASGTTYENPLIVDVDADDNAEIVVASNNYAFSGPTGIRVFRDRKDGWVNTRRIWNQHAYSVTNVNDDGTIPAHPVENWRTPGLNTFRANSQGTGSTSPYAAADLIAGEVTSSCDRTTGTLSLHARVTNQGDAAASSGMRVAFYNGNPTSGGALLGVATLPTVLAAGSSAVVSVALATPPGGTSVVWVRADDDGTGVGRETECIETNNAGSGPVSLACSTNVPPVALCRDVSVDASPTTCQAPASVDNGSHDPDHQPGPFSVSQSPAGPFGPGSHAVTLTVSDGQSTDTCTATVTVVDVTPPVITCPAERIVQATSPAGAYVTPAPATVADACGAQVSGPAAGTYPRGTTPVTYTATDAAGHSASCTTAIHVVDASATPPNLIMCDVPRYTSAAQVKACGWATTSAGGAPISVVLLSINGGAPIRLTPDAGGGHVVEWLSLAEGHYTLTLTVIATDGAFATQSRQVTVDRTAPLLRVVAPDVTQPQPRTVNVVTEVTDLSPVHVTANWVSAADVGAGTNLATTPVTFSGPGSHVVLLRATDAAGNTSEQVITVLAQ; this is encoded by the coding sequence ATGAAGTGGTGTACCAGGCTGTCCCTCGCCGGAGTGCTGGCCCTCACCGGCTGCGCGGAGACGTCGCCCCAGGCCGCCGCGGAGGGCGAGCCCCTCGGCGAGGCGGTCCTGGCCGCGAACGGCGAGTGCCAGGTGCAGCCCCCGTTCGACCCGAACTTCGAGCCGGAGCTCGAGTGGGCGTGGAGCTCCAGCACCGTCCTGCCGACGCACGTGCAGGTGATGATGTCCCCCATCGTGGTGGACGTGAACGCGGACGGGGTCCCCGACGTCGTCTTCAGCAGCTTCGCGGGCAGCAACTACACCACCAACGGCGTGCTGCGCGCGCTCGACGGCGCCACGGGTGCCGAGCTGTGGACGGTGACGGACCCGACCTTGCGCGTGCGCGGCGCCGGCAGCATCGCGGGCGGCGACATCGACGGGGACGGGCTGGTGGAGATCTGCGCCATCCCGGAGAACGGCCTGGGCCTGCTGTGCTTCGAGAACACGGGCGCGCTCAAGTTCCGGACGAGCATCTCCCAGAACAGCTGGGGTGGCCCCTCGTTCGCGGACCTGGACGGCGACGGCACGGTGGAGATCCTCAACGGCCAGACGGTGTTCAGCAACACCGGCGTGGTGAAGTGGACGGGGACGGACACGCTGGGCGGCCCCCAGGGCCCCATCTCCTTCGCGGCGGACATCGACGGGGACGGCCTCCAGGAGGTCATCAACGGCCGGTCCATCTATCGCCATGACGGCACGCTCAAGTGCCGCAACACCTCGATTGGCAACGGGCTCGCCGGCGTCGCCAACTTCGACGCGGACTCGCATGGCGAGGTCGTCGTGGTCAGCGGCGGCAACGTGTCGCTCATGGACGACGACTGCACCCTGCTGTGGAGCACGGCGATTCCCGGCGGCGGCAGCGGCGGCGCGCCCAACATCGCGGACTTCGACGCGGACGGCAGCCCGGAAATCGGCGTGGCGGGCGCCAGCCGCTATGCCGTCTTCGAAACCAACGGCACCATCAAGTGGTCCAGCGTCACCCAGGACAACAGCTCCAACGTGACGGGCTCGTCCACCTTCGACTTCGAGGGTGACGGCCGCGCGGAGGTCGTCTACGGCGACGAGCGCCGCCTGCGCATCTACGACGGGGAGACGGGCGCGGTGCGCTTCGACGTGGTCCACGCGTCCGGCACCACGTACGAGAACCCGCTCATCGTCGACGTGGACGCGGACGACAACGCCGAAATCGTCGTCGCCTCGAACAACTACGCGTTCTCCGGCCCCACGGGCATCCGCGTGTTCCGCGACCGCAAGGACGGCTGGGTGAACACGCGCCGCATCTGGAACCAGCACGCGTACTCCGTCACCAACGTCAACGACGACGGCACCATCCCCGCACACCCCGTGGAGAACTGGCGCACGCCTGGCCTCAACACGTTCCGCGCCAACAGCCAGGGCACCGGCTCCACCAGCCCCTACGCCGCGGCGGACCTCATCGCCGGCGAGGTGACGTCCTCGTGCGACAGGACCACGGGCACCCTGAGCCTGCACGCGCGCGTCACCAACCAGGGTGACGCCGCCGCCTCCTCGGGCATGCGCGTGGCCTTCTACAATGGCAACCCCACCTCCGGCGGCGCCCTGCTGGGCGTGGCCACCCTCCCCACGGTGCTCGCCGCGGGCAGCAGCGCGGTGGTGAGCGTGGCGCTCGCCACCCCTCCCGGTGGCACCTCCGTCGTCTGGGTCCGGGCGGACGACGACGGCACCGGCGTGGGCCGCGAGACGGAGTGCATCGAGACCAACAACGCGGGCAGCGGACCGGTGAGCCTCGCCTGCTCCACCAACGTGCCCCCCGTGGCGCTGTGCCGCGACGTGTCCGTCGACGCCAGCCCCACCACCTGTCAGGCCCCGGCCAGCGTGGACAACGGCAGCCATGACCCGGACCACCAGCCCGGTCCCTTCTCCGTGTCCCAGTCGCCCGCGGGTCCGTTCGGCCCGGGCTCGCACGCCGTCACGCTGACGGTCTCCGACGGCCAGTCCACCGACACGTGCACCGCCACCGTCACCGTGGTGGACGTCACGCCGCCGGTCATCACCTGCCCCGCCGAGCGCATCGTCCAGGCGACCAGCCCCGCCGGCGCGTACGTCACGCCCGCCCCGGCCACCGTCGCCGACGCGTGCGGCGCCCAGGTCAGCGGCCCCGCCGCCGGCACCTATCCGCGCGGCACGACGCCCGTGACGTACACGGCCACGGACGCGGCGGGCCACAGCGCCTCCTGCACCACCGCCATCCACGTGGTGGACGCTTCGGCCACCCCGCCCAACCTCATCATGTGCGACGTGCCGCGCTACACCTCGGCCGCGCAGGTGAAGGCGTGCGGTTGGGCCACCACCAGCGCGGGCGGCGCGCCCATCAGCGTGGTGCTGCTCTCCATCAACGGGGGCGCCCCCATCCGCCTCACCCCCGACGCGGGCGGCGGCCACGTCGTCGAGTGGCTGAGCCTGGCCGAGGGCCACTACACCCTGACGCTCACCGTCATCGCCACCGACGGCGCCTTCGCCACCCAGAGCCGCCAGGTGACGGTGGACCGCACCGCCCCGCTGCTGCGCGTCGTCGCCCCTGACGTCACCCAGCCGCAGCCGCGCACGGTGAACGTCGTCACCGAGGTGACGGACCTCTCCCCGGTCCACGTGACGGCCAACTGGGTCAGCGCCGCCGACGTCGGCGCGGGGACGAACCTGGCGACCACGCCGGTGACGTTCTCCGGCCCCGGCTCGCACGTCGTCCTGCTGCGCGCCACGGACGCCGCGGGCAACACGTCCGAGCAGGTCATCACCGTGCTCGCCCAGTAG